The following coding sequences are from one Seonamhaeicola sp. ML3 window:
- a CDS encoding amidophosphoribosyltransferase, whose protein sequence is MSDILKHECGIAVIRLLKPLEYYKEKYGSAFYGVNKMYLMMEKQHNRGQDGAGFASIKLDTKPGERYISRVRSIQQQPIQDIFGQINDRINSSFKENPEYVDDVAAQKKNIPYIGEVLLGHVRYGTFGKNSVESVHPFLRQNNWMHRNLIMAGNFNMTNVKELFGNLIELGQHPKEYTDTITVMEKIGHFLDDAVSKIYKDLKREGYNKREASPLIAERLKLSKLLKRAAKNWDGGYAMAGLIGHGDMFVLRDPAGIRPAYYYQDDEVVVVASERPVIQTVFNVPFESVHELPPGNAIIAKKSGAVKIKQILEPLERKACSFERIYFSRGSDAEIYQERKTLGKLLMPKVMEAINNDTKNTVFSYIPNTAETSFYGMVETAENELNKTKTKTILNGQRNISAEKVTEILSERIRTEKIAIKDVKLRTFITEDSSRDDLVAHVYDITYGVVKPDDNLVIIDDSIVRGTTLKKSILKMLDRLSPKKIIVVSSAPQIRYPDCYGIDMANLESLVAFRAALALHKDNNTYDTIETVYKKCKAQINLADKEVKNFVKEIYDPFTDKQISNKIAELLSDETIKAEVKIIFQPVENLHKACPKNLGDWYFTGNYPTVGGNRVVNKAFINFYEGNKERAY, encoded by the coding sequence ATGAGTGATATCTTAAAACATGAATGTGGTATAGCTGTAATTAGACTGTTAAAACCACTGGAATACTACAAAGAAAAATACGGTAGTGCATTTTATGGGGTTAATAAAATGTACCTCATGATGGAAAAACAACATAACCGCGGCCAAGACGGTGCCGGTTTTGCAAGTATTAAATTAGATACAAAACCAGGAGAGCGATACATAAGTAGGGTGCGTTCTATTCAACAACAGCCTATTCAAGATATTTTTGGTCAAATTAATGACAGAATTAACTCTTCGTTTAAAGAAAACCCAGAATATGTTGATGATGTTGCGGCTCAAAAAAAGAATATCCCTTACATAGGCGAGGTCCTTTTGGGTCATGTTCGCTACGGTACATTTGGTAAAAATAGTGTAGAAAGTGTACATCCTTTTTTAAGACAAAACAACTGGATGCACCGTAACCTCATCATGGCAGGAAACTTTAACATGACTAATGTTAAGGAGTTATTCGGAAACCTCATAGAGTTAGGTCAGCACCCTAAAGAGTATACAGATACGATTACGGTGATGGAGAAAATTGGTCACTTTTTAGATGACGCCGTAAGCAAAATATATAAAGACTTGAAACGCGAGGGGTACAATAAACGTGAAGCTTCTCCATTAATTGCAGAACGATTAAAGCTTTCTAAATTACTAAAACGTGCCGCTAAAAACTGGGATGGCGGTTATGCTATGGCCGGACTTATAGGTCATGGCGACATGTTTGTATTGAGAGACCCTGCTGGTATTCGCCCAGCCTACTATTACCAAGATGATGAAGTGGTAGTGGTGGCTTCAGAGCGCCCTGTAATTCAAACCGTATTTAACGTGCCTTTTGAGTCGGTACACGAACTACCTCCAGGAAATGCCATCATCGCCAAAAAATCTGGTGCGGTAAAAATAAAACAGATTTTAGAACCTTTAGAAAGGAAAGCATGTTCATTTGAGCGCATATACTTCTCTCGCGGAAGTGATGCCGAAATTTATCAGGAACGAAAAACACTAGGTAAATTGTTAATGCCAAAAGTAATGGAGGCCATTAATAATGATACAAAAAATACGGTATTCTCATACATACCAAATACTGCAGAAACATCGTTTTATGGTATGGTTGAAACTGCTGAAAATGAACTAAACAAAACTAAAACCAAAACCATACTTAACGGACAACGCAATATCTCTGCCGAAAAGGTTACCGAAATTCTTTCTGAAAGAATTAGAACAGAAAAAATTGCTATTAAAGATGTTAAACTGAGAACATTTATTACTGAAGATAGCAGTAGAGATGATTTAGTTGCTCACGTATACGATATTACCTATGGTGTTGTAAAACCCGATGATAATCTTGTTATTATTGATGATAGTATTGTAAGAGGTACTACTTTAAAGAAAAGTATTTTAAAAATGCTTGATCGATTAAGTCCAAAGAAGATTATAGTAGTGTCTTCAGCACCTCAAATACGTTATCCAGATTGTTATGGTATAGACATGGCTAACCTAGAAAGCCTTGTTGCTTTTAGAGCTGCTTTAGCTTTACATAAAGACAATAATACTTATGATACTATAGAAACTGTTTACAAAAAGTGTAAAGCTCAAATTAATTTAGCCGATAAAGAGGTAAAAAACTTTGTAAAGGAAATTTACGATCCATTTACAGACAAACAGATATCAAACAAAATTGCTGAGTTACTTAGTGATGAGACCATAAAAGCTGAAGTAAAAATTATTTTCCAACCTGTAGAGAATTTACATAAAGCATGTCCGAAAAATTTAGGAGATTGGTATTTTACAGGAAACTATCCTACCGTTGGAGGAAATAGGGTTGTGAATAAGGCATTCATCAATTTTTATGAAGGTAATAAAGAACGGGCCTATTAA
- a CDS encoding viroplasmin family protein, with protein sequence MSKKKKKYYTVWKGHKTGVFESWEDCKAMIKNFQGAQYKSFSTFEAAKKALKENYKDYIGKTATFKSELTQEQLKKIGQPNYKSISVDAAVSGNPGKMEYRGVDTKTKKQLFIQGPFEEGTNNIGEFLAIVHGLAFLKKHNSNLIMYTDSRTAISWVKKKKCNTKLERTVKNKPLFELVDRAENWLKTNTYNTVIVKWETKAWGEIPADFGRK encoded by the coding sequence ATGAGTAAAAAGAAAAAGAAATATTACACTGTTTGGAAAGGGCACAAAACCGGGGTCTTCGAGTCTTGGGAGGATTGTAAAGCCATGATTAAAAATTTTCAAGGTGCCCAATATAAATCGTTTTCAACTTTTGAGGCTGCAAAAAAAGCATTAAAGGAGAACTATAAGGACTATATAGGTAAAACTGCAACATTTAAAAGTGAGCTTACCCAAGAACAACTAAAAAAAATAGGGCAACCTAACTATAAATCCATTTCGGTTGATGCTGCCGTAAGTGGCAACCCTGGTAAAATGGAATACCGTGGTGTTGATACCAAAACAAAAAAACAATTGTTCATTCAAGGGCCTTTTGAGGAAGGTACCAATAACATAGGTGAGTTTTTAGCCATTGTACACGGCTTGGCATTTTTGAAAAAGCATAACAGTAATCTTATTATGTATACTGACTCCAGAACTGCTATAAGTTGGGTTAAAAAGAAAAAATGCAATACCAAACTAGAACGTACCGTTAAAAACAAACCGCTTTTCGAGTTAGTTGATAGAGCCGAAAACTGGTTAAAAACAAACACTTACAACACCGTAATTGTAAAATGGGAAACTAAGGCCTGGGGTGAAATTCCAGCCGATTTTGGACGAAAATAA
- a CDS encoding OmpA family protein — protein MKNLSRLLLAFVLVLGYNFADAQDKNNPWQITIGTNAVDAYPSGDGGLFSETIFDEFVNVEDHWNILPSLSTISVSKYLGDGFSFGVAGSLNKIDKWGDVPTPNGPDQTNNVDDLAYYGIDGTIKYNFLQNTTVDPYLGVGGGYTWIDDIGAGTLNGTLGLNIWFSENIGFTLQTAYKHAFEDYLNTHFQHSAGISIKFGGTDTDGDGIYDKDDACPDVAGVEAFQGCPDTDSDGIQDSEDDCPNEAGSAELNGCPDSDGDGVADKDDKCPTVAGLKALAGCPDADGDGVTDGDDKCPDTAGPAANNGCPWPDTDGDGVLDKDDKCPDVKGTVANSGCPEVTEEVQKTLNEYAKTINFDTGKSSIKSKSEEVLKDIVEILNEYPTSKFTVEGHTDSVGSEKLNQKLSESRANAVKDYLTSHGVDATRLSSKGYGESTPVASNKTRAGRAQNRRVEINLAK, from the coding sequence ATGAAAAATCTTAGCAGATTATTGTTAGCATTTGTGTTAGTACTTGGTTACAATTTCGCAGATGCACAAGACAAAAACAACCCATGGCAAATTACCATAGGTACAAATGCAGTAGATGCATATCCTTCTGGAGACGGAGGCTTATTTAGTGAAACCATTTTTGATGAGTTCGTAAACGTTGAAGACCACTGGAATATTTTACCATCGTTATCAACTATTTCCGTATCTAAATACCTAGGTGATGGTTTCTCTTTTGGCGTTGCTGGATCTTTAAACAAAATTGATAAGTGGGGGGATGTTCCTACTCCAAACGGACCAGATCAAACTAATAATGTAGACGACTTAGCTTATTATGGAATTGATGGTACAATTAAATATAACTTCCTACAAAACACTACTGTAGACCCTTATTTAGGTGTTGGTGGTGGTTACACTTGGATAGACGATATTGGTGCTGGAACTTTAAACGGTACTTTAGGTTTAAACATTTGGTTTAGCGAAAACATCGGTTTTACATTACAAACAGCATACAAACACGCTTTCGAAGACTATTTAAATACTCATTTCCAACATTCTGCAGGTATTTCTATCAAATTTGGAGGTACTGATACAGACGGTGATGGTATCTACGACAAAGACGATGCTTGTCCAGACGTTGCAGGTGTAGAAGCGTTCCAAGGTTGTCCTGATACTGATAGTGATGGTATTCAAGATAGCGAAGATGATTGTCCTAACGAAGCTGGTTCTGCCGAATTAAACGGATGTCCTGATTCTGACGGTGACGGTGTTGCTGATAAAGATGACAAATGTCCTACTGTTGCTGGATTAAAAGCTTTAGCTGGTTGTCCTGACGCAGACGGCGATGGTGTTACCGATGGTGATGATAAATGTCCAGATACTGCTGGTCCTGCTGCTAACAACGGATGCCCTTGGCCAGATACTGATGGTGACGGTGTGTTAGATAAAGATGATAAGTGTCCAGATGTAAAAGGAACAGTTGCAAATAGCGGTTGTCCTGAAGTTACTGAAGAAGTTCAAAAAACTTTAAATGAGTACGCTAAAACTATCAACTTCGATACTGGTAAATCTTCTATCAAATCTAAATCTGAAGAAGTACTTAAAGATATCGTTGAAATCTTAAACGAGTATCCTACATCTAAGTTTACAGTTGAAGGTCATACTGATAGTGTAGGTAGTGAAAAACTTAACCAAAAACTTTCTGAGTCTAGAGCTAATGCTGTTAAAGATTACTTAACATCTCACGGTGTTGATGCAACTAGACTATCTTCTAAAGGTTATGGTGAGTCAACTCCAGTAGCTTCTAATAAAACAAGAGCTGGAAGAGCACAAAACAGAAGAGTAGAAATTAACTTAGCAAAATAA
- a CDS encoding PfkB family carbohydrate kinase: MGKLVIVGTIAFDAIETPFGKTDKILGGAATFISLAASHFNVNATAVSIVGGDFPQEYLDLLTERNIDLSGVEIVKDGKTFFWSGRYHNDMNSRDTLVTELNTLADFNPVVPEDYRDANVVMLGNLHPIVQAGVLDQMTEKPGLVVLDTMNFWMDTALEDLHNVIKRVDVITINDEEARQLTGEYSLVVAARKIQDMGPKYVVIKKGEHGALLFNDDNVFYAPALPLEEVFDPTGAGDTFAGGFAGYLAKTNDISFENMKNAIIYGSTLASFCVEKFGTERMVNLSSEEVHKRLLQFKQLTQFEIELE, encoded by the coding sequence ATGGGTAAATTAGTTATTGTAGGTACTATAGCTTTTGATGCTATTGAAACGCCTTTCGGGAAAACCGATAAAATCCTAGGGGGAGCAGCTACATTTATAAGTCTGGCTGCCTCACATTTCAATGTAAACGCTACAGCAGTTTCAATTGTTGGAGGCGACTTTCCTCAAGAATACTTAGATCTCTTAACAGAACGAAATATAGATTTGTCTGGAGTAGAAATAGTAAAAGATGGTAAAACATTCTTTTGGAGCGGTCGCTACCATAACGACATGAACTCCAGAGACACTTTAGTTACAGAACTAAACACACTCGCCGATTTTAATCCTGTTGTCCCTGAAGACTACAGAGATGCCAACGTTGTTATGTTAGGTAACTTACATCCTATAGTTCAAGCTGGTGTATTAGATCAAATGACAGAAAAACCAGGTTTAGTTGTTTTAGATACAATGAATTTCTGGATGGATACCGCTCTAGAGGATTTGCACAACGTTATAAAACGTGTAGACGTAATTACTATAAATGACGAAGAAGCAAGACAACTTACTGGTGAATACTCTTTGGTAGTTGCTGCTAGAAAGATTCAGGATATGGGCCCAAAATACGTGGTCATAAAAAAAGGAGAACATGGCGCGTTGCTGTTTAACGATGACAATGTGTTTTATGCGCCAGCGCTTCCGTTAGAAGAAGTATTCGACCCAACTGGCGCTGGAGATACCTTCGCTGGAGGGTTTGCCGGTTATTTAGCGAAGACGAACGACATATCATTCGAAAACATGAAGAATGCAATTATTTACGGATCCACATTGGCTTCTTTCTGTGTTGAAAAATTTGGAACAGAACGCATGGTAAATTTATCGAGCGAAGAAGTACATAAACGATTACTGCAGTTTAAACAACTAACGCAGTTTGAAATAGAATTAGAATAA
- a CDS encoding superoxide dismutase, which produces MAFELPELGYAYDALEPHMDARTMEIHHSKHHAGYTNNLNNAIAGTDLEGQSIEDILTNLDLSNGAVRNNGGGFYNHSLFWTVMNPEDRGYLSGELKDAIEAEFGSKDDFIAAFSKAAATRFGSGWAWLCVHEGGKLEICSTPNQDNPLMPEVGCGGTPILGLDVWEHAYYLNYQNRRPDYISAFFNVINWNEVERRYAEAK; this is translated from the coding sequence ATGGCTTTTGAATTACCTGAATTAGGGTATGCTTATGATGCGTTAGAACCACATATGGACGCTCGTACAATGGAGATCCACCATTCTAAACATCATGCTGGATATACAAATAACTTAAACAACGCTATAGCTGGAACCGATTTAGAAGGACAATCTATCGAAGATATCCTTACAAATTTAGATTTGAGTAATGGCGCAGTACGAAACAATGGAGGTGGTTTTTACAACCACTCTTTATTCTGGACTGTAATGAACCCTGAAGACAGAGGGTATTTGTCTGGAGAGTTAAAAGATGCTATAGAAGCAGAATTTGGTTCTAAAGATGATTTTATTGCTGCTTTTAGTAAAGCTGCTGCAACACGTTTTGGGTCTGGTTGGGCATGGTTATGTGTTCATGAAGGCGGTAAGTTAGAAATTTGCTCTACTCCAAATCAAGATAATCCATTAATGCCAGAAGTTGGTTGTGGAGGAACACCGATTTTAGGATTAGATGTATGGGAGCATGCTTACTACTTAAACTACCAAAATAGACGTCCTGATTACATTAGTGCGTTCTTCAATGTAATTAACTGGAACGAGGTAGAAAGACGTTACGCTGAGGCAAAATAA
- a CDS encoding exodeoxyribonuclease V subunit beta, which translates to MVQNRSFIIYNASAGSGKTFTLVKEYLKILLESKHPEKFKHILAITFTNKAVAEMKERIIEMLKLFSEDNILSNPNSMFEAICKELELEPKTIHKKSKRILDSILFNYAAFDISTIDGFTHKLIRTFAYDLKLPLNFEVELDQDALLAEAVDSLIAKAGTDDALTKVLVEFAIEKADDDKSWDVALDLNNISKLLINENDIPFTDNLKDKTLSDFKALKTYLGKQIVATQSTIKELASGALQLIDEAGVAHNDFTRSTLPNHFKKALELNLDGLYNNKLEENIIQRKGLYKKNLDISVANTIEAILPEMEITFKTLKAQVYHYKFLKTFYKNITPLSVLNAINNELMLVKEAQNKMLISEFNTIISKEIKEQPTPFIYERLGEKFKNYFIDEFQDTSVKQWENLIPLLSNSLSAEQGSAMLVGDAKQAIYRWRGGKAEQFIGLFNEDNPFFIEKSIKNLPVNYRSHKEIVFFNNNFFKFISDTLFTNKKYKDLYRFGQQETSLEDTGYLEISFLDFNGTTERDEQFCEATLNTVNNCLKIGYSLKDICVLVRKKKEGVAIANFLSKHEIPIISSETLLLQNAPEVNFIRDVLQLLTQPENKEIKVFVLNYLANSLEVEDKHAFLALHLNLPLYQLFNALERFDIFIEKNLLQLPLYDLTESIVRDFNLLKTSNAYIQFFLDLVLDFSQKKGSDISAFLEYFEKKKESFSIVSPKGQDAVSIMTIHKSKGLEFPVVVFPYADLDIYREKEPKAWFKLNPEIYHGFSYALLNYNKDFEYFGNEGRDIYTERKSQLELDNINLMYVALTRAAEHLYIISAKDISSNGTVNDKKYSGLLINYLKHKSIWNENKTTYHFGSKTRTFSIERETDKTLFQSEFISTSKASHNINILTNSGLLWSTNQEKAIEKGNLIHDIMAKIKTEEDIDFALSEFVNTSTINNEQAENLKQTVLEIVEHAMLSKYFNVSDYIYNERDIITEEGLIIRPDRVNINDKREATIIDYKTGVEREHHYHQLSQYKDVFEKMGFKVTQAILIYVNENVLIKAL; encoded by the coding sequence ATGGTTCAAAACCGCTCTTTTATTATCTACAACGCTTCTGCCGGGAGCGGAAAAACCTTTACCCTGGTAAAAGAATATCTAAAGATTTTACTGGAGTCTAAACATCCCGAAAAATTCAAACATATTCTAGCCATAACCTTCACCAATAAGGCTGTTGCCGAAATGAAAGAACGTATTATTGAAATGCTGAAGTTGTTTTCAGAAGACAACATTTTAAGCAACCCAAATAGTATGTTCGAGGCCATATGTAAAGAACTAGAACTAGAACCAAAAACCATTCATAAAAAATCGAAACGTATTCTTGATAGTATTCTATTTAACTATGCTGCTTTTGATATTTCTACGATAGATGGCTTTACCCATAAGCTCATAAGAACTTTTGCATACGATCTTAAGCTGCCTTTAAATTTTGAAGTTGAATTAGACCAGGATGCCCTTTTAGCAGAAGCTGTTGATAGTCTCATTGCAAAGGCAGGTACTGATGATGCACTTACCAAGGTGTTAGTTGAATTTGCTATAGAAAAAGCAGATGATGATAAGAGTTGGGATGTCGCCTTAGACCTGAACAATATTTCTAAATTGTTGATCAACGAAAATGATATTCCTTTCACAGACAATTTAAAAGATAAAACCCTCAGCGATTTTAAAGCACTAAAAACCTATTTAGGCAAACAAATCGTAGCCACGCAAAGTACTATTAAGGAATTAGCTAGTGGCGCACTTCAATTAATCGACGAAGCAGGAGTAGCACATAACGATTTTACAAGATCAACCCTCCCTAACCATTTTAAAAAGGCTTTAGAATTAAATTTAGATGGCCTATATAATAATAAACTCGAAGAGAATATTATACAAAGAAAAGGGCTTTACAAGAAAAATCTAGATATTTCTGTAGCTAACACAATTGAAGCCATTTTACCAGAAATGGAGATTACTTTTAAAACTTTAAAAGCTCAAGTTTATCATTATAAATTTTTAAAAACCTTTTATAAAAACATAACACCATTATCTGTTCTAAACGCTATAAATAATGAGTTGATGTTAGTAAAAGAAGCGCAGAATAAAATGCTCATTTCTGAATTCAACACTATTATAAGCAAAGAGATTAAGGAGCAACCAACGCCTTTTATTTACGAGCGCTTGGGTGAAAAATTTAAAAATTATTTCATCGATGAATTTCAAGACACTTCTGTTAAGCAATGGGAAAATTTAATCCCCTTACTAAGCAACTCATTATCTGCAGAACAAGGAAGTGCCATGCTAGTTGGCGATGCCAAACAAGCTATTTACAGGTGGCGAGGCGGAAAAGCAGAACAGTTTATAGGGCTCTTTAATGAGGACAACCCCTTCTTTATCGAAAAGAGTATTAAGAACCTTCCTGTAAATTACAGAAGTCATAAGGAGATTGTTTTCTTCAATAATAATTTTTTTAAGTTTATATCAGATACCCTTTTTACCAATAAGAAATACAAAGATTTATATCGTTTTGGGCAGCAAGAAACCTCTCTCGAGGATACAGGTTATCTAGAGATCTCATTCTTAGATTTTAATGGTACTACCGAAAGGGATGAACAATTTTGTGAAGCCACTCTCAATACTGTAAATAATTGCTTAAAAATAGGTTATAGCCTCAAAGATATTTGTGTTCTGGTAAGGAAGAAAAAAGAAGGTGTCGCCATAGCTAATTTCTTGAGCAAACACGAAATCCCCATAATATCCTCAGAAACATTATTGTTGCAAAATGCTCCAGAAGTTAATTTCATTAGAGATGTTTTACAACTCTTAACTCAACCTGAAAATAAAGAAATTAAGGTGTTTGTACTTAATTACTTGGCCAACAGCCTTGAGGTTGAGGACAAACATGCATTTCTTGCTTTACATTTAAACTTACCGCTCTATCAACTATTTAATGCTCTTGAGCGTTTTGATATATTCATTGAAAAGAATTTGCTTCAGCTTCCGTTATATGATTTAACTGAAAGTATAGTTAGGGACTTCAATCTCTTAAAAACATCTAACGCTTACATACAATTCTTTTTAGATTTGGTTTTGGATTTTTCACAAAAAAAAGGCTCAGACATTTCAGCATTCCTGGAATATTTCGAAAAGAAAAAAGAATCTTTCAGCATTGTGTCTCCAAAAGGTCAAGATGCCGTAAGTATTATGACCATACACAAATCCAAAGGCTTAGAATTTCCTGTGGTTGTTTTTCCTTATGCAGATTTGGATATTTATAGAGAAAAAGAACCAAAAGCTTGGTTTAAATTAAATCCTGAAATTTATCATGGGTTTTCATATGCATTACTAAACTACAACAAAGATTTTGAATATTTTGGCAATGAAGGTCGAGACATTTATACCGAACGTAAATCTCAACTAGAATTAGATAACATCAACCTAATGTACGTTGCACTCACTAGGGCAGCAGAACATCTTTATATTATTTCTGCTAAAGATATATCGTCTAACGGTACTGTTAATGATAAAAAATATTCTGGTCTATTAATAAATTACCTAAAGCATAAATCTATTTGGAACGAGAACAAAACAACCTACCACTTTGGTTCCAAAACCAGAACTTTTAGCATTGAAAGAGAAACGGATAAAACATTGTTCCAATCTGAATTTATATCTACATCTAAGGCAAGCCACAACATCAACATCCTAACAAACTCAGGCCTTCTGTGGAGTACCAATCAAGAAAAAGCCATAGAAAAGGGTAACCTTATTCATGATATTATGGCTAAAATAAAAACCGAAGAAGATATAGATTTCGCCTTAAGCGAGTTTGTAAATACATCCACAATCAATAACGAACAGGCCGAAAACTTAAAACAAACCGTTTTAGAAATAGTAGAACATGCTATGTTGTCAAAATACTTCAACGTTAGTGATTACATTTACAATGAACGTGATATTATTACAGAAGAAGGTCTTATTATTCGCCCTGACAGGGTGAACATTAACGATAAAAGAGAAGCAACGATTATAGACTACAAGACAGGAGTAGAACGAGAACACCATTACCATCAGCTATCGCAATACAAAGATGTTTTTGAAAAAATGGGGTTTAAAGTAACCCAAGCTATACTTATTTACGTTAATGAAAATGTTCTAATTAAAGCACTTTAA